A stretch of Faecalibacterium duncaniae DNA encodes these proteins:
- a CDS encoding glutamate-5-semialdehyde dehydrogenase, translated as MTTQEILEAARAARSTLGLSSGEVRRAALLGMAEALCSPARQQAILEANAADLEAARGHISEVMLDRLALTPERISAMAKGIREVADLPDPVGKVLRRVERPNGLVIEKTAVPMGVIAIIYESRPNVTSDAAALAIKSGNACILRCGREAWRSANAIVTALREGLRANGLPETAVCLIEDTTHASANALMTAVGYVDLLIPRGGAGLIRACVENAKVPCIQTGTGICHIFVDASAEQDKALDIIENAKASRPSVCNAEEVCLVHRDIAAEFLPKLARRLGPDRTAKGLHPVELRLDPRAAAIIPGTPAGPADFDTEFLDYILAIKIVDNVEEAVGHIAAHSTGHSEAILTRDEAHAALFTAAVDSAAVYVNCSTRFTDGGEFGLGCEMGISTQKLHARGPMGLEELCSYKYIIHGSGQIR; from the coding sequence ATGACGACACAGGAGATCCTGGAAGCCGCCCGCGCGGCAAGAAGCACGCTGGGCCTTTCCTCGGGCGAGGTGCGCCGCGCCGCCCTGCTGGGCATGGCAGAGGCGCTCTGCTCCCCTGCCCGCCAGCAGGCCATTCTGGAAGCCAATGCGGCCGACCTGGAAGCCGCCAGGGGGCACATCTCGGAGGTCATGCTGGACCGGCTGGCCCTGACACCGGAGCGCATCAGCGCCATGGCAAAGGGCATCCGGGAAGTGGCTGACCTGCCCGACCCGGTGGGCAAAGTTCTGCGCCGGGTGGAGCGCCCCAACGGGCTGGTCATCGAAAAGACCGCCGTGCCCATGGGCGTGATTGCCATCATCTACGAGAGCCGCCCCAACGTGACCAGCGATGCCGCCGCCCTTGCCATCAAGAGCGGCAATGCCTGCATCCTGCGGTGCGGCAGGGAGGCATGGCGCAGTGCCAACGCCATTGTAACGGCTCTTCGGGAGGGTCTGCGGGCAAACGGCCTGCCCGAAACAGCGGTTTGCCTGATCGAGGACACCACCCACGCCTCGGCCAACGCCCTGATGACGGCGGTGGGCTATGTGGATCTGCTCATCCCGCGCGGCGGGGCCGGGCTCATCCGCGCCTGTGTGGAAAACGCCAAAGTCCCCTGCATCCAGACCGGTACCGGCATCTGCCACATCTTCGTGGATGCTTCTGCCGAACAGGACAAGGCGCTGGACATCATCGAAAACGCCAAGGCCAGCCGCCCCAGCGTCTGCAACGCGGAGGAGGTTTGCCTGGTGCACCGTGACATTGCGGCAGAGTTCCTGCCCAAGCTGGCCCGGCGGCTGGGCCCTGACCGCACTGCAAAGGGGCTGCACCCGGTGGAGCTGCGGCTGGACCCGCGTGCCGCCGCCATCATCCCCGGCACCCCTGCAGGTCCTGCGGATTTTGACACCGAGTTTCTGGACTACATTCTGGCCATCAAAATCGTGGATAACGTGGAGGAGGCCGTCGGCCACATCGCCGCGCACTCCACCGGCCACAGCGAAGCCATCCTGACCCGGGACGAGGCCCATGCCGCCCTCTTTACGGCGGCGGTGGACAGCGCGGCTGTCTACGTCAACTGCTCCACCCGCTTTACCGATGGCGGGGAGTTCGGGCTGGGGTGCGAGATGGGCATTTCCACCCAGAAGCTCCACGCCCGGGGCCCCATGGGGCTGGAAGAGCTGTGCAGCTACAAGTACATTATCCACGGCAGCGGCCAGATCCGCTGA
- the proB gene encoding glutamate 5-kinase, whose translation MRIVVKVGTSTLAHSTGRLNIRHTEDLVKVLSDLKNAGHEVILVSSGAIGMGVGKLSLPSRPGDMATKQACAAVGQCELMYTYDRLFTAYNHNVAQILLTGVDVEHEGRRLNFQNTLTRLLELGALPIINENDTVATDEITSIGDNDTLAAIVTCCIHADLLVLLSDINGLYTANPHTHPDAKLIPVVERITPEVLALADGAGSALGTGGMSTKLRAAQMVTAEGADMVIANGSHPELLYDIADGRPAGTRFAGRKEG comes from the coding sequence ATGCGCATCGTCGTCAAAGTGGGCACCTCCACGCTGGCACACTCCACCGGGCGGCTGAACATCCGCCACACGGAGGATCTGGTCAAGGTACTGAGCGACCTGAAGAACGCAGGGCACGAGGTCATTCTCGTCTCGTCCGGTGCCATCGGCATGGGAGTGGGCAAGCTGTCCCTGCCCTCCCGCCCCGGTGATATGGCCACCAAGCAGGCCTGCGCCGCTGTGGGCCAATGTGAGCTGATGTACACCTACGACCGCCTGTTCACCGCCTACAACCACAACGTAGCGCAGATCCTGCTCACCGGCGTGGATGTGGAGCACGAGGGACGGCGGCTGAATTTCCAGAACACCCTGACCCGGCTGCTGGAGCTGGGTGCGCTGCCCATCATCAACGAGAACGACACCGTTGCCACTGATGAGATCACCTCTATCGGCGACAATGACACGCTGGCCGCCATCGTCACCTGCTGCATCCATGCGGATCTGCTGGTGCTGCTGAGCGACATCAACGGCCTGTACACCGCCAATCCCCACACCCACCCGGACGCAAAGCTCATCCCGGTGGTAGAGCGCATCACTCCGGAGGTGCTGGCGCTGGCAGACGGGGCAGGCTCCGCATTGGGCACTGGCGGCATGTCCACCAAGCTCCGTGCCGCCCAGATGGTAACGGCAGAGGGCGCGGACATGGTGATTGCCAACGGTTCCCACCCGGAGCTGCTCTACGACATTGCAGACGGCAGACCCGCAGGCACCCGCTTTGCGGGCAGAAAGGAGGGCTGA
- the proC gene encoding pyrroline-5-carboxylate reductase: protein MIKTIGFLGCGNMGGAIARAVCKAAAPQNVYLANRTAAKAEALAAELGCNTTTNAEVAGRSDLIFLAVKPQMMEALLAPLKFTLNERPSRFILCSMAAGLSIARIQEMAGEDYPVIRIMPNTPASVGAGMIQYCSANVTAEEEQEFLKLMAPAGRLDAVPEALIDAASSVSGCGPAWVYQFIEALADGGVACGLPRAKAQEYAAQMVLGSAKLVLESGKHPGELKDAVCSPGGSTIQGVRVLEEHGFRGAVTDAVIAAYDKTKEMGKG from the coding sequence ATGATCAAGACCATCGGATTTTTAGGCTGTGGGAACATGGGCGGTGCCATTGCGCGGGCCGTCTGCAAGGCTGCCGCCCCACAGAACGTTTATCTTGCTAACCGCACTGCCGCCAAGGCAGAGGCGCTGGCCGCAGAGCTGGGCTGCAACACCACCACGAATGCCGAAGTGGCGGGCCGCTCCGACCTGATCTTTCTGGCGGTCAAGCCCCAGATGATGGAGGCTCTGCTGGCTCCGCTTAAGTTCACCCTGAACGAGCGGCCGAGCCGCTTCATCCTGTGCAGCATGGCGGCAGGGCTTTCCATCGCGCGCATCCAGGAGATGGCGGGGGAAGATTACCCCGTGATCCGCATCATGCCCAACACCCCGGCTTCGGTGGGGGCAGGCATGATCCAGTATTGCTCCGCCAATGTGACAGCGGAGGAGGAGCAGGAGTTTCTGAAGCTGATGGCACCCGCCGGGCGGCTGGACGCTGTGCCCGAGGCCCTGATCGACGCGGCAAGCAGCGTTTCCGGCTGCGGCCCGGCCTGGGTGTATCAGTTCATTGAAGCGCTGGCCGATGGCGGCGTGGCCTGCGGCCTGCCCCGGGCCAAGGCGCAGGAATATGCTGCCCAGATGGTATTGGGCAGCGCCAAGCTGGTGCTGGAAAGCGGAAAACACCCCGGTGAGCTCAAGGATGCGGTGTGCAGCCCCGGCGGCAGCACCATTCAGGGCGTGCGCGTGCTGGAAGAGCACGGCTTCCGCGGCGCGGTGACCGATGCGGTGATTGCCGCCTACGACAAGACAAAGGAAATGGGAAAGGGTTAA
- a CDS encoding TetR-like C-terminal domain-containing protein, which translates to MDLVSQTTKRALEASLKKLLLQKPLNKITINDITEDCGVNRMTFYYHFKDIYDLVDWIMVEDAAKALEGRQSFENWTDAFLDILHQVQDNKVLVMNVYRSVSREQLEQYLYKLLDHMLRDFVDRSAQGFTVQDSDKQFIIDFYKYALVGMALEWIRKDMKEDPVRMTERLNVLLHGNLEQALRRFRTDRSPADLDD; encoded by the coding sequence ATGGATCTCGTGTCGCAAACTACAAAAAGGGCGCTGGAGGCATCGCTGAAAAAGCTGCTGCTTCAAAAGCCGCTGAATAAGATCACCATCAATGATATCACCGAGGACTGCGGCGTGAACCGTATGACCTTCTACTACCACTTCAAGGACATCTACGACCTCGTGGATTGGATCATGGTCGAAGATGCCGCCAAGGCGCTGGAGGGCAGACAGAGCTTTGAGAACTGGACAGATGCCTTTCTGGATATCCTGCATCAGGTGCAGGACAACAAAGTTCTGGTGATGAATGTTTACCGCTCCGTGAGCCGTGAGCAGTTGGAACAGTACTTATATAAACTGCTGGACCACATGCTGCGGGACTTTGTAGACCGCAGTGCGCAGGGCTTTACCGTGCAGGATTCCGACAAGCAGTTCATCATCGACTTTTACAAATACGCGCTGGTGGGCATGGCGCTGGAATGGATCCGCAAGGATATGAAGGAGGATCCCGTCCGGATGACCGAGCGGCTGAATGTTCTGCTTCATGGCAATCTTGAGCAGGCGCTCCGCCGCTTCCGCACCGACCGCAGCCCCGCAGATCTTGACGACTGA
- a CDS encoding oleate hydratase translates to MYYSSGNYEAFARPKKPAGVDRKSAYLVGTGLAALTAACYLVRDGQMKGEHIHLFEKGSIPGGACDGCQYPGIGYVMRGGREMDDHFEVMWDLFRSIPSLETEGASVLDEYYWLNKADPNYSLCRATENRGQNAHTDGKFGLSDQGCMELIKLFFTPDEQLYDKRITDVFDAEVFSSNFWLYWRTMFAFENWHSALEMKLYLKRYIHHVGGLPDLRALRFTRYNQYESMILPMIRYLEGYGVRFHYNTKVTNIEFELTGGKKQARTICLLVDDEAERVDLTENDLVFITNGGCVESTSIGSQDQPAVFNPTLRPGNGWDLWKKIAAQDEAFGRPEKFCSDPEQTNWMSATVTTLDERIVPYIQNICQRDPFSGRTVTGGIVTARDSGWLLSWTFNRQPQFRDQPKGQLVGWIYGLFSNTPGDYIKKPMRDCTGKEICMEWLYHLGVPENQIEDLAEHSANTVPVMMPYITAFFMPRAAGDRPAVVPEGAVNFAFIGQFAETKRDTIFTTEYSMRTGMEAVYTLLDIDRGVPEVWGSTYDVRDLLNAAVQLRDGKPLSDLKMNWIKKFALGKAVEKVQDTDLGRLLLEYKII, encoded by the coding sequence ATGTATTATTCCAGCGGGAACTATGAGGCATTTGCGCGCCCGAAAAAGCCTGCGGGAGTGGATCGGAAATCGGCCTATCTCGTGGGCACCGGTCTGGCGGCGCTGACAGCTGCCTGCTACTTGGTCCGTGACGGTCAGATGAAAGGGGAACATATCCATCTCTTTGAAAAGGGATCCATCCCCGGCGGTGCCTGTGATGGCTGCCAGTACCCCGGCATCGGTTATGTGATGCGGGGCGGCCGGGAGATGGATGACCATTTTGAAGTCATGTGGGATCTGTTCCGTTCCATCCCGTCGCTTGAGACCGAGGGCGCAAGCGTGCTGGATGAGTACTACTGGCTGAACAAGGCAGACCCCAACTACTCGCTCTGCCGCGCCACGGAAAACCGGGGGCAGAACGCCCACACCGATGGGAAGTTCGGTCTTTCGGATCAGGGCTGCATGGAACTCATCAAGCTCTTTTTTACCCCGGATGAGCAGCTCTATGATAAGCGCATCACCGATGTTTTTGACGCGGAGGTGTTCTCTTCCAACTTCTGGCTTTACTGGCGCACCATGTTCGCCTTTGAGAACTGGCACAGCGCACTGGAAATGAAGCTCTATCTGAAGCGCTACATCCACCATGTGGGTGGTCTGCCTGATCTGCGGGCACTGCGCTTTACCCGGTACAACCAGTACGAGAGCATGATCCTGCCCATGATCCGCTATCTGGAAGGGTACGGTGTGCGCTTCCACTACAACACCAAGGTCACCAACATTGAGTTTGAGCTGACCGGGGGCAAAAAGCAGGCCAGGACCATCTGCCTGCTGGTGGACGATGAAGCGGAACGGGTGGATCTGACCGAGAATGATCTGGTGTTCATCACCAACGGCGGCTGCGTGGAAAGCACTTCCATCGGTTCTCAGGATCAGCCTGCAGTGTTCAACCCCACCCTCCGGCCCGGCAACGGCTGGGATCTGTGGAAGAAGATCGCCGCGCAGGATGAGGCCTTTGGCCGCCCGGAGAAGTTCTGCTCCGATCCGGAGCAGACCAACTGGATGAGCGCCACGGTCACCACGCTGGACGAACGCATCGTGCCCTACATCCAGAATATCTGCCAGCGTGACCCGTTCAGCGGCAGGACTGTCACGGGCGGCATCGTCACAGCGCGGGATTCCGGCTGGCTGCTCAGCTGGACATTCAACCGTCAGCCCCAGTTCCGGGATCAGCCCAAGGGCCAGCTTGTGGGATGGATCTACGGCCTGTTCAGCAACACGCCCGGCGACTACATCAAAAAGCCCATGCGGGATTGCACCGGCAAGGAGATCTGCATGGAGTGGCTGTATCATCTGGGGGTCCCCGAAAACCAGATCGAGGACCTGGCGGAGCACAGTGCCAATACCGTGCCCGTAATGATGCCCTATATCACAGCCTTTTTCATGCCCCGCGCGGCAGGCGACCGCCCGGCGGTGGTGCCGGAGGGCGCAGTGAACTTTGCCTTCATCGGCCAGTTTGCCGAGACGAAGCGGGATACCATCTTCACCACCGAGTATTCCATGCGCACCGGCATGGAAGCCGTGTACACCCTGCTGGATATCGACCGGGGCGTGCCGGAGGTCTGGGGCAGCACCTACGATGTCCGCGACCTGCTGAACGCCGCTGTTCAGCTGCGGGATGGCAAACCCCTGAGTGATCTGAAAATGAACTGGATCAAAAAATTTGCACTGGGCAAAGCGGTAGAAAAGGTACAGGACACCGATCTGGGCCGTCTGCTGCTGGAGTATAAGATCATCTGA
- a CDS encoding radical SAM protein, which yields MNTAFDSLTHKMQRAALGKTVDLVLSHAEKDPAKTVGQIVDLSKQFYGDSFSEDTYAHAKQTLTDPNSKWSKLINCMLNQLDPNVARTTALNLGYEAFFRGTKTIRENRVKYQCNIPWLILFDPTSACNMHCVGCWAGEYGHKNNLSFDDMDKIVTEGKELGVYLYMLTGGEPLVRKADILKLAEKHNDVQFAIYTNSTLIDEPFCKEVVRLGNIAFMLSIEGTPETNDARRGEGHYAAVMRAMDLLKEHGILFGTSICYTRDNIEAVTSDEFMRFLCDKGAHFGFYFHYMPVGNEAAPELMPSPEQRKYMIQRIRYLRSEACDIPFYPMDFQNDGEFVGGCIAGGRNYFHINSAGDAEPCVFIHYSNANIHDSSILEILQSPLFMAYHNGQPFNKNHLRPCPMLENPELLEKMVHETGAHSTDLQSPESVDHLCDKCKSYAANWQPTADEIWSHTKIRESRYENYKDWKPNQQ from the coding sequence ATGAATACCGCATTTGATTCTCTGACGCACAAAATGCAGCGTGCTGCACTGGGCAAGACTGTGGATCTCGTGCTTTCTCACGCTGAGAAGGACCCCGCCAAGACGGTTGGACAGATCGTAGATCTTTCAAAGCAGTTCTACGGCGATTCCTTCAGCGAGGATACTTACGCACACGCCAAGCAGACCCTGACCGACCCCAACAGCAAGTGGTCGAAGCTCATCAACTGTATGCTGAACCAGCTGGACCCCAACGTGGCCCGCACCACGGCCCTGAACCTGGGCTATGAGGCCTTCTTCCGCGGCACCAAGACCATCCGCGAGAATCGTGTCAAATATCAGTGCAACATTCCCTGGCTGATCCTGTTTGACCCCACCTCTGCCTGCAATATGCACTGCGTGGGCTGCTGGGCCGGTGAGTACGGCCACAAGAACAACCTGAGCTTTGACGATATGGATAAGATCGTCACCGAGGGCAAGGAGCTGGGCGTTTATCTGTACATGCTCACCGGCGGTGAGCCGCTGGTGCGCAAGGCTGATATCCTCAAGCTGGCCGAGAAGCACAACGATGTGCAGTTTGCCATCTATACCAACTCCACCCTGATCGATGAACCTTTCTGCAAGGAAGTGGTTCGTCTGGGCAATATTGCCTTTATGCTGTCCATTGAGGGCACCCCGGAGACCAACGATGCCCGCCGTGGTGAGGGCCACTATGCTGCCGTTATGCGCGCGATGGATCTGCTCAAGGAGCACGGCATCCTGTTCGGCACCTCCATCTGCTACACCCGCGACAACATCGAAGCCGTTACCAGCGATGAGTTTATGCGTTTCCTCTGCGATAAGGGCGCACACTTCGGCTTCTACTTCCACTACATGCCCGTGGGCAACGAGGCAGCGCCTGAACTGATGCCCTCTCCCGAACAGCGCAAGTACATGATCCAGCGCATCCGCTATCTGCGCAGTGAAGCCTGCGATATCCCGTTCTACCCCATGGACTTCCAGAACGACGGCGAGTTCGTGGGCGGCTGCATTGCCGGCGGCCGCAATTACTTCCACATCAACTCCGCCGGTGATGCGGAACCCTGCGTGTTCATCCACTACTCCAATGCCAACATCCATGACAGCAGCATCCTGGAGATCCTGCAGAGTCCGCTGTTCATGGCCTACCACAACGGCCAGCCCTTCAACAAAAACCATCTGCGCCCCTGCCCCATGCTGGAAAACCCCGAACTGCTGGAAAAGATGGTGCACGAGACCGGCGCCCACAGCACCGACCTCCAGAGCCCGGAAAGCGTGGATCATCTGTGCGACAAGTGCAAGAGCTACGCCGCCAACTGGCAGCCGACCGCCGACGAGATCTGGTCCCATACCAAGATCCGCGAGAGCCGTTACGAGAACTATAAGGATTGGAAGCCCAATCAGCAGTAA
- a CDS encoding AI-2E family transporter, producing MMDKKPHIKPYLYGMFAGFGAISLSILFFFLIYRFQGFGNAVSTLTGILMPFIYGSVIAYLLKPVCNWIEAFLHKLFPERMHRFANMLAVALTILFGLLLIYALIMMIVPQLINSVTALYFTARDNIGDFVEWISKQEFIANNKKLLDFIESSYDSLDANLDAWIKNTLLPSMQNILSGAAVGVVNVVTWIKNFVIGLIVSVYLLASRKKFGQQGKLILYSLVKPRWADLIMEEVRYADRMFGGFINGKILDSAIIGVLCYIACLIFKFPSALLVSVIIGVTNVIPFFGPFIGAIPATLLILIQNPIKALWFVLFVLVLQQVDGNIIGPKILGNTTGLSSFWVLFAILLFGGLWGFVGMIIGVPLFAVIYDVIKKLVFHGLNRNDESGMVNLYHDAFGDPDDE from the coding sequence ATGATGGACAAAAAACCGCATATCAAACCCTATCTCTACGGAATGTTCGCAGGCTTTGGCGCGATCAGCCTGAGCATCCTCTTCTTTTTCCTGATCTACCGCTTTCAGGGCTTCGGCAACGCCGTTTCAACCCTGACCGGCATCCTGATGCCCTTTATCTACGGCAGTGTCATTGCCTATCTGCTCAAGCCGGTGTGCAACTGGATTGAAGCATTTCTCCACAAGCTGTTCCCGGAAAGGATGCACCGCTTTGCCAACATGCTGGCCGTTGCTCTGACCATCCTGTTCGGTCTGCTGCTGATCTACGCTCTGATCATGATGATCGTGCCGCAGCTCATCAACAGTGTGACCGCCCTGTACTTCACGGCACGGGACAACATCGGCGACTTTGTGGAGTGGATCTCCAAGCAGGAGTTCATTGCCAACAACAAAAAGCTGCTGGACTTCATCGAGAGCTCTTACGACAGCCTGGATGCCAACCTGGATGCCTGGATCAAGAACACCCTGCTCCCCTCCATGCAGAACATCCTCAGCGGTGCCGCTGTGGGTGTGGTGAACGTGGTGACCTGGATCAAGAATTTCGTTATCGGCCTCATCGTTTCGGTGTATCTGCTGGCCAGCCGGAAGAAATTCGGGCAGCAGGGCAAGCTCATCCTTTATAGTTTGGTCAAGCCCCGCTGGGCCGACCTTATCATGGAGGAAGTCCGTTACGCTGACCGGATGTTCGGCGGCTTCATCAACGGCAAGATCCTGGATTCTGCCATCATCGGCGTGCTGTGCTATATTGCCTGCCTGATCTTCAAGTTCCCCAGCGCCCTGCTGGTGTCGGTCATCATCGGCGTGACCAATGTTATCCCCTTCTTCGGCCCCTTCATCGGTGCCATCCCCGCCACCCTGCTCATCCTGATCCAGAACCCCATCAAAGCGCTCTGGTTCGTGCTGTTCGTTCTGGTGCTGCAGCAGGTGGACGGCAACATCATCGGACCCAAGATCCTGGGCAACACCACCGGCCTTTCCAGCTTCTGGGTGCTGTTCGCCATCCTGCTGTTTGGCGGCCTGTGGGGCTTTGTGGGCATGATCATCGGCGTGCCGCTCTTCGCGGTCATCTATGATGTCATCAAAAAGCTGGTGTTCCACGGCCTGAATCGCAACGACGAATCCGGCATGGTAAACCTCTATCACGATGCCTTCGGTGACCCCGACGACGAGTGA
- a CDS encoding butyryl-CoA:acetate CoA-transferase — MDFTELYAQKKMTADQAAALVKSGDWVDYGWAVNTPVAVDAAIAKRLPELEDVNFRGGILMWVPAIFQIEDPAAHMTWNSWHMGGIERKAIAQGFSFYSPIRYSELPRYYRDSSDPVDVAVFQVTPMDEHGYFNFGPCASHLGAVCDKAKKIIVEVNRNMPKCLGGTENWVHISQVAGVVEGSNPPIGQMAAAGAATEVDLKVANLIVPQIPDGACLQLGIGGMPNAIGNLIAQSDLKDLGVHTEMYVDAFVDIAKAGKITGRHKNLDKGRQVYAFGAGTQKMYDYLNDNPECMAAPVEYTNDIRSISAIDNFISINNAVDIDLFGQVNAESAGIKHISGAGGQLDFVLGAYLSNGGKSFICLSSTFMNKKTGKLESRIRPTLENGSIVTDTRANVHYLCTEYGCVNLKGLTSWEKAEALISVAHPDFRDELIAEAEKLHIWRRSNKR; from the coding sequence ATGGATTTTACGGAATTGTATGCGCAGAAGAAAATGACAGCTGACCAGGCTGCCGCGTTGGTCAAAAGCGGCGACTGGGTGGATTACGGCTGGGCTGTGAACACCCCCGTTGCAGTGGACGCTGCCATTGCAAAGCGTCTGCCCGAGCTGGAGGATGTCAACTTCCGCGGCGGCATCCTGATGTGGGTGCCCGCCATCTTCCAGATCGAGGATCCCGCTGCCCACATGACCTGGAACAGCTGGCACATGGGCGGCATTGAGCGCAAGGCCATTGCCCAGGGCTTCTCCTTCTACTCCCCCATCCGCTACTCTGAACTGCCCCGCTACTATCGCGACAGCTCTGACCCCGTGGATGTGGCGGTGTTCCAGGTGACCCCCATGGACGAGCACGGCTATTTTAACTTTGGCCCCTGTGCTTCCCACCTGGGTGCCGTCTGCGATAAGGCCAAAAAGATCATCGTTGAGGTCAATCGGAACATGCCCAAATGCCTGGGCGGCACCGAGAACTGGGTGCACATCTCCCAGGTTGCCGGTGTTGTGGAGGGCAGCAACCCGCCCATCGGCCAGATGGCCGCTGCCGGTGCCGCCACCGAGGTCGATCTGAAGGTGGCAAACCTCATCGTCCCGCAGATCCCCGACGGTGCCTGCCTGCAGCTGGGCATCGGCGGTATGCCCAACGCCATCGGCAACCTGATCGCGCAGAGCGACCTGAAGGATCTGGGCGTGCACACCGAGATGTATGTGGATGCCTTTGTGGATATTGCAAAGGCAGGCAAGATCACCGGCCGCCACAAGAATCTGGACAAGGGCCGTCAGGTCTATGCCTTTGGTGCCGGCACCCAGAAGATGTATGATTACCTGAACGACAACCCGGAGTGCATGGCCGCTCCCGTGGAGTACACCAACGACATCCGCAGCATCTCCGCCATCGACAACTTCATCTCCATCAACAATGCGGTGGACATTGACCTGTTCGGTCAGGTGAACGCGGAGAGCGCAGGCATCAAGCACATTTCCGGTGCAGGTGGTCAGCTGGACTTTGTTCTGGGCGCATACCTTTCCAACGGCGGCAAGAGCTTCATCTGCCTGTCCTCTACCTTTATGAATAAAAAGACCGGCAAGCTGGAGAGCCGCATCCGTCCCACCCTGGAAAACGGCAGCATCGTCACCGACACCCGCGCAAACGTGCACTACCTGTGCACCGAGTACGGCTGTGTGAACCTGAAGGGACTGACCAGCTGGGAAAAGGCAGAAGCACTGATCAGCGTGGCACACCCCGATTTCCGGGACGAGCTGATCGCCGAAGCCGAAAAACTGCACATCTGGCGCAGGAGCAACAAGCGCTGA
- the coaD gene encoding pantetheine-phosphate adenylyltransferase, producing MATAVYPGSFDPVTRGHLDIIKRAAKINDHLIVAVLINSAKHPLFTVEERVALLQECCKGIPNVTVESFDGLTVEFAKKRHASVMVRGLRAVTDFENEIQLAQTNHALMPGIETMFLATSIKWSYLSSTIVKEAARYGSSISKFVTPNVEAAVEQKMAELRSRGENV from the coding sequence ATGGCAACTGCAGTTTACCCCGGGTCGTTCGATCCGGTCACACGAGGTCATCTCGATATCATCAAGCGCGCGGCAAAGATCAATGATCACCTGATCGTGGCCGTGCTCATCAACAGTGCAAAGCACCCGTTGTTCACCGTGGAGGAGCGGGTGGCCCTGCTGCAGGAATGCTGCAAGGGTATCCCCAATGTCACGGTGGAGAGCTTCGACGGCCTGACCGTGGAGTTCGCCAAGAAGCGCCACGCTTCGGTCATGGTGCGGGGCCTGCGGGCGGTAACGGATTTTGAAAACGAGATCCAGCTGGCGCAGACCAATCATGCGCTGATGCCCGGCATCGAGACCATGTTCCTTGCAACCAGCATCAAGTGGAGCTATCTTTCCTCTACCATTGTAAAGGAAGCCGCCCGCTACGGCAGCAGCATCTCCAAGTTCGTTACTCCGAATGTGGAAGCCGCCGTGGAGCAGAAGATGGCCGAGCTGCGCAGCAGGGGAGAGAACGTCTGA